Sequence from the Hamadaea flava genome:
ACCGAACTAACGTCAGCGCGGGACTGGCTGTCGGGTCCCGGTTTCCGCGGATCGCCGGATCGTGTCGAGCAGACGGTGCAGTCGCAGGCCGGCCACGAAGTCAGGGGCTTCCGACGTGCCGCTGCGGATGTCGCGGGCGAGCTGCGTGTAGAGCTGTGCCACGTTGCGGACTGCCAGCGCCGGCACCGTCCTCGGTACGTTCACGTAGCTGTCCGGTATGGAAAGTTCCCGCCAGGCGCCGCCGGGCTCCTGGATTCCGTACAGCTTCACCTCACCCACCTGGATTTGGGCCGCTTGTGGGCCGCCGGCGACGACGATGGCAAGGTCGCCCCTGGTACCGGCGATTTCCAGCCGGGTACGGTTGTCTCCCACCTTGGCGTCGTGGAGGTGGGCCGAGGCGACTGCGCCGGTGGCCAGGGTGGCGTGGAGCAGAACCTGATCCGGGCTGGTCACTTCGACGGTCGCGCCGGTCTCGGCGATGGTGTAGCGAGGACGCTGCACGGAAAGGGCGGCGGACAGGTCGGTGATGCCGCCGAGCAGGTGCTCCAGCACGTCGAGGGTGTGGCCGCCGACGACCTCCAGCACACCGGCGGCGTTGGCCTGGTCGAGGGTGTACGCGGCCCAGCCGGGCATCTCCTCGGTGGCGCCCTTGCCTCGGGCCGCGTAGAGGTTCGCCGAGGTGACGCGACCGACGAAGCCGTCTGCGAGCAGCGTCCGCGCGTAGCTGATCGCGGGGCTGTACCGTGCCTGCAAGCCGACGACGTGGTGCACGCCGGCCTGCCGGGCCGACGTGGTCAGAATCTCGGCTTCCTCGGCGGTCAGGGCCAGCGGCCACTCACAGTAGACGTGCTTGCCCGCGTCGAGCGCGGCGTCGACGAGTTCGGCGTGGGCCGGCACTTTGACGGTGACGACGACCAGGTCCACGTCAGGGTGTTCAGCGAGCTGGCGCGCGTCGGTGAAGGCGTGCGGCACGGCGAACCGGGCCGCCGCCCGCTGCGCGCTCTCGGCCCGGCTGGTGGCGACGGCTGTTATGTCGTACTGCGGGAGTGCCTGTAGCGCGGGGATATGGGCGCTCATCGCCCACCCGCGGTCGGGGTTCGCACCGATGATGCCCACCCGGAGCTTATCTGCAGCCAATCTGGTGTCTCCTGCCGTGACCTTGATTAAACGGACGCAGTGCGTCCGTTTGTCACGGCAGACTAACTTAACCGGACGCAAGTAGTCCACTTATTGCTAGCATGACTCCATGAGCCACCCACTGCCTTCAGCCCAGCGGTTGCTGCCGGACGGCGACGAACGCCGGCCTCGGGCCGACGCGCAGCGCAACGTGGAGCGGTTGGTGGCAGCCGCGCGCGCGGCTGTCGCCGAGGTGGGAATCGCCGTCACCGCGCATGAGATCGCGCGCCGCGCCGGCGTCGGAATCGGCACCTTCTACCGTCGGGTCCCCTCCCGGGAGGCGCTGCTGGAGGCCGTACTAGCCGAACTGCTCGGCGAGGCCGTGGCTGAAGCCGACCGAGCCCTGCAGAACAACGATCCTTGGGCCGGACTGTGCGAGTTCGCCACCGCCTACGTACGACTGCGCGCGGCAAGCTGCGGAGTCAACGAGGCGCTGGGCGAGGAATGCGGGCTGGACCTGGACCTACCTCTAGAAGAACTACGCGACCGGATCCGCAGTCTTGTCGAGCGCGCACAGACCGCCGCCGCCGTCCGTCGGGACGTCACCTGGCAAGATGTGGCCTTCCTGCTCGCCGCAGTCGTACCGGGACAACACACGATCGGTTTGCAGGCCGACGATCAGCAATGGATCCGCAACCTCCAGATCGTCCTCGACGGGCTGCGCCTAGCTGACATGCCACGCTGACCATGGGACTCGTTCGATGAAGCGCTCGAACAGGCCGACGTATCCGAGCTTGGTGACCGCGGAACGTGGGACCCGCTGCCGCATGAGTACCCGCCGGAGTTGGACGCCAGCAGCTGAAGATCAAACATCGCCGCGATCAGACCCAATTGAAGTCTGTTTTCACATCAAAGAGGTCACTAGTTCGATCCCAGTATCGCCCACCGGTTCGAGTCCCCTCGTCTCCACCCGCAAATCGGATATGTCCGATTAGAGAAAGCCCAGCTCACTCCTGAGCTGGGCTTTCGTATATCTGGGTAGTTTGGTTCCGCGATGGCGATGGCGATGGTGGCGGTGCGCGAACCACATTGGGTACTGCTGCGGCCGACTCGTGGTCAGGTCGCCGGGACGCCGGTGGCCCGGCGGATGAACGCGTCGAAGACCGGTCGGGGAGCACGCCGTGCAGAAAGATCGTCGGTTTAGCGCCATAACCGACGGCGTAGCGGGTCTTGGGACGACGGGCGGCGACCGCCTTGGTGATGGTCTTGCCGATGAGTTCGGGCGGCGAGGAGCGCCGCTGGGTGCTTTCCGAGGTGAGTGAGCTGGCCACGGCGTTGCTCTGAGGGGCATACGGGCCGCTACTGGAGACGGCGCGGAGCTTGTCGGCGGCGATGCCGCTCCACTCGGTGCGGATGCCACCGGGCTCGATGACCACGACGTTGATGCCGAAGGGGGCGACTTCCATGCGCAGGCAGTCGCTGAGGGCTTCGAGGGCGAACTTGGTCGCGTGGTACCACGCGCCGAGCGGGGTGGTGATTTTGCCGCCCATCGAGGTGACGTTGACGATCGTTCCGGAGCGCTGTGCGCGCATCTGCGGCAGGACGAGCTGGATGAGGCGGGCGGCGCCGAAGACGTTGACATCCATCTGGGCGCGGGCCTCGGCCATGGGCACGTCTTCCAGTGCGCCGTAGGAGCCGTAGCCGGCGTTGTTGACCAGGACGTCGATGCGGCTCTGCTCGGCGAGGATGGTCTTGACGGCGGCCTGTATGGAGGCGTCATCGGTGACGTCCATCGCGATCGGACGGATGCCTGCCTCGGTCAGCTTCTGCATCCGTTCGGTACGGCGGGCAGCGGCGTAAACGGTGTACCCGGCGGCGGCGAGTTCGCGAGCGGTGGCCTCTCCGATGCCGGACGAGGCTCCCGTCACCAGTGCAACCTTGCTGCTCATGATGGTGGTTGCCTTCCGATCGCAGTTGCTGTTCGACGTCTAGCTTCGGACCTTCAACCTCACGCTAGGAGCCAGATAGCGGAATTCCACTAGCGCAGCGCGCCGACTCACTTGCACGACGCGCCACTCTTCCTACGGCGGTAGCGTTCAGCCGCCGAGCGCACGGGTGGCGCGATCAGCTAGCGCTCTGGCGTGATCTGCATACCCTCGGCGGCGCTGCGGGCCTAGACTCGTTGGGTGGCAATCGGGCGATTCACCCTGGACCCCGG
This genomic interval carries:
- a CDS encoding Gfo/Idh/MocA family protein, whose product is MDYLRPVKLVCRDKRTHCVRLIKVTAGDTRLAADKLRVGIIGANPDRGWAMSAHIPALQALPQYDITAVATSRAESAQRAAARFAVPHAFTDARQLAEHPDVDLVVVTVKVPAHAELVDAALDAGKHVYCEWPLALTAEEAEILTTSARQAGVHHVVGLQARYSPAISYARTLLADGFVGRVTSANLYAARGKGATEEMPGWAAYTLDQANAAGVLEVVGGHTLDVLEHLLGGITDLSAALSVQRPRYTIAETGATVEVTSPDQVLLHATLATGAVASAHLHDAKVGDNRTRLEIAGTRGDLAIVVAGGPQAAQIQVGEVKLYGIQEPGGAWRELSIPDSYVNVPRTVPALAVRNVAQLYTQLARDIRSGTSEAPDFVAGLRLHRLLDTIRRSAETGTRQPVPR
- a CDS encoding TetR/AcrR family transcriptional regulator is translated as MSHPLPSAQRLLPDGDERRPRADAQRNVERLVAAARAAVAEVGIAVTAHEIARRAGVGIGTFYRRVPSREALLEAVLAELLGEAVAEADRALQNNDPWAGLCEFATAYVRLRAASCGVNEALGEECGLDLDLPLEELRDRIRSLVERAQTAAAVRRDVTWQDVAFLLAAVVPGQHTIGLQADDQQWIRNLQIVLDGLRLADMPR
- a CDS encoding oxidoreductase gives rise to the protein MSSKVALVTGASSGIGEATARELAAAGYTVYAAARRTERMQKLTEAGIRPIAMDVTDDASIQAAVKTILAEQSRIDVLVNNAGYGSYGALEDVPMAEARAQMDVNVFGAARLIQLVLPQMRAQRSGTIVNVTSMGGKITTPLGAWYHATKFALEALSDCLRMEVAPFGINVVVIEPGGIRTEWSGIAADKLRAVSSSGPYAPQSNAVASSLTSESTQRRSSPPELIGKTITKAVAARRPKTRYAVGYGAKPTIFLHGVLPDRSSTRSSAGPPASRRPDHESAAAVPNVVRAPPPSPSPSRNQTTQIYESPAQE